The Tenacibaculum jejuense genome includes a window with the following:
- a CDS encoding SCO family protein — MKKSNYSYIGISFIILLFGIYSIPKIVKHFQKADLHKFGKVPSFEFTNQNGKTITDSDYKGKVYVVEFFFTTCPTICPIMNRKMVTIQNEFLGNPNFGIASFSITPDKDTPEVLKNYADNYKISHVNWHMLTGKPVEEVFKLSETGFKLPAGVGGEDHGGFYHSGLFALVDKEGYIRSRYDEHGNPIMYYRALEEETFSDQITELKQDIKLLLNE; from the coding sequence ATGAAGAAAAGTAACTATTCTTATATAGGAATTTCATTTATTATTTTATTATTTGGAATATATTCTATTCCAAAGATTGTAAAGCATTTTCAAAAGGCTGACCTACATAAATTTGGAAAGGTTCCAAGTTTTGAATTTACAAATCAAAACGGAAAAACCATTACTGATAGTGATTATAAGGGAAAGGTTTATGTAGTAGAGTTTTTTTTCACAACATGCCCAACTATTTGTCCAATCATGAATAGAAAGATGGTGACTATACAAAATGAGTTTTTAGGAAATCCCAATTTTGGAATAGCATCATTTAGTATCACTCCTGATAAGGATACACCTGAAGTTCTAAAAAATTATGCTGATAATTATAAAATATCTCACGTGAACTGGCATATGTTAACAGGTAAACCTGTAGAGGAAGTATTTAAACTTTCTGAAACTGGTTTTAAGTTACCTGCTGGAGTAGGAGGTGAAGATCATGGAGGCTTTTATCACTCAGGTTTATTCGCCTTAGTGGATAAGGAAGGTTATATACGTTCTAGATACGATGAACACGGAAATCCAATTATGTATTATAGAGCGTTAGAAGAAGAAACATTTTCAGATCAAATTACCGAATTAAAACAAGATATAAAGTTATTATTAAATGAGTAA
- a CDS encoding thioredoxin domain-containing protein, protein MKISKKHLVLFILFIVPLLFYIYLQMGTYNFGKLPIVTKNVIDVSNIDKKLKFKGKVTVVNFIGKDTTDSRGEIFNLNEKIYKKFYGYTDFQLISFVDKAYKSQTEALQKKLSKYTNMVKWKFLYASKEEINALYESFQTNEKLDDNIHTIKAFIIDKEVALRRGESTIKKLKKKKLFGYNMQSVAELKNDMFDDVKVVLAEYSLALKKNNRSEDRRIKSISNEEK, encoded by the coding sequence ATGAAAATTAGTAAAAAACATTTAGTTCTTTTTATCCTATTTATAGTTCCATTATTGTTTTATATATATCTACAAATGGGAACTTATAATTTCGGTAAACTTCCTATTGTAACTAAAAATGTTATTGATGTGAGTAACATTGATAAAAAATTAAAGTTTAAAGGAAAGGTTACAGTTGTAAACTTCATAGGAAAAGATACTACAGATAGTAGAGGAGAGATCTTTAATTTGAATGAAAAGATTTATAAGAAATTTTATGGATACACAGATTTTCAGTTAATTTCATTTGTAGATAAAGCGTACAAAAGCCAAACGGAAGCGTTACAAAAGAAATTAAGTAAGTACACTAACATGGTAAAGTGGAAGTTTCTATATGCTTCAAAAGAAGAAATAAATGCATTGTACGAAAGTTTTCAAACAAATGAGAAATTAGACGATAATATCCACACCATAAAAGCTTTTATCATAGACAAAGAAGTTGCCTTAAGAAGAGGGGAATCTACCATAAAGAAATTAAAAAAGAAGAAGCTTTTTGGTTATAATATGCAATCTGTTGCTGAGTTGAAGAATGATATGTTCGATGATGTGAAAGTTGTTCTAGCTGAGTATAGTTTAGCGCTTAAGAAAAACAATAGAAGTGAAGACAGAAGGATAAAAAGTATATCGAATGAAGAAAAGTAA
- a CDS encoding cytochrome C oxidase subunit IV family protein, producing MAGHTHESNKRIWIVLAILSIITAVEVGLGIVKPDALHLHGPGTSWLNWIFIILTLAKAYYIAWAFMHLEGEKKWFRRSIVWTGVFLICYLLFIVLLEGDYLYDTLAPLIKW from the coding sequence ATGGCAGGTCATACACACGAGTCAAATAAAAGAATCTGGATAGTATTAGCAATATTATCTATTATCACTGCAGTAGAAGTAGGTTTAGGTATTGTAAAACCAGACGCTTTACACCTACATGGTCCAGGTACAAGTTGGTTAAACTGGATATTCATTATATTAACCTTAGCAAAGGCTTATTATATTGCTTGGGCGTTCATGCACTTAGAAGGAGAGAAAAAATGGTTTAGAAGATCTATAGTATGGACAGGAGTTTTCTTAATTTGTTACTTATTATTTATAGTACTTTTAGAAGGCGATTATTTATATGATACATTAGCGCCATTAATTAAATGGTAA
- a CDS encoding cytochrome c oxidase subunit 3 translates to MEANIAVNSDNKETWSGGGARPFGASYGKMMMWFFILSDALTFSGFLAAYGLTRFKFIDSWPIADEVFTHVPFFHGNYPMYYVAFMTFILIVSSVTMVLAVDAGHKMKQKKVAFYMFVTIVFGLIFVGSQAWEWKTFIKGSYGALKTTDNHILQFVKDGEQIALADFVQSDRTDGRVQHSRKNGLWFTNEATISQYSVAQVQEAFKNDPSLQVRGEKIDLATKKKIILSREESLKQVAKGKLVVEGANLRDNEYGNPIFADFFFFITGFHGFHVFSGIVINIIIFFNVVLGTYEKRGHYEMVEKVGLYWHFVDLVWVFVFTFFYLV, encoded by the coding sequence ATGGAAGCTAATATCGCTGTAAATTCTGATAATAAAGAGACCTGGAGCGGAGGTGGAGCAAGACCATTTGGCGCTAGTTATGGTAAAATGATGATGTGGTTCTTCATCTTGTCTGATGCATTAACCTTTTCTGGGTTTTTAGCTGCTTATGGTTTAACACGTTTTAAGTTTATAGATTCTTGGCCAATAGCCGATGAAGTATTTACTCACGTTCCTTTTTTCCATGGTAATTACCCAATGTATTATGTTGCATTTATGACTTTTATACTTATCGTTTCATCTGTAACAATGGTTTTAGCTGTAGATGCAGGTCATAAAATGAAACAAAAGAAAGTAGCATTTTACATGTTTGTTACTATCGTATTTGGTTTGATATTTGTTGGTTCTCAGGCTTGGGAATGGAAAACATTTATTAAAGGATCTTACGGAGCTTTAAAAACTACAGATAATCATATACTTCAATTCGTTAAAGATGGAGAGCAAATAGCTTTAGCTGATTTTGTTCAAAGTGATCGAACTGACGGTAGAGTTCAGCACTCAAGAAAAAATGGATTATGGTTCACTAATGAAGCTACAATTTCTCAATATTCAGTAGCTCAAGTACAAGAAGCATTCAAAAATGATCCTTCTTTACAAGTGAGAGGAGAGAAAATTGACTTAGCAACTAAAAAGAAAATTATCCTTTCAAGAGAAGAAAGTTTGAAACAAGTAGCTAAGGGGAAATTAGTAGTAGAAGGAGCAAATTTAAGAGATAACGAATATGGTAACCCTATTTTTGCAGATTTCTTTTTCTTCATTACTGGATTCCACGGTTTCCACGTATTCTCAGGAATAGTAATCAACATCATCATCTTCTTTAATGTAGTTTTAGGAACTTATGAAAAAAGAGGTCATTATGAGATGGTAGAAAAAGTTGGATTATATTGGCACTTTGTAGATTTAGTTTGGGTATTCGTATTTACATTCTTCTACTTAGTATAA
- a CDS encoding cytochrome c oxidase subunit 3, which produces MNRAQVDNELRVAKRKSAKPMLWVSLISMVMFFAGLTSAYIISMKRDDWVTFDLPQAFYVSTVLIVLSSITLFLSHRFLKQDKLKISFILLSLTFLLGLGFVWYQYIGFEQLRNSGLYFTGPGSTVSVSLLLIITFMHVLHLLGGIIVLIVVIYNHFKKKYSSADMLGFELGGIFWHFVDVLWIYLFFFFYFIR; this is translated from the coding sequence ATGAATAGAGCTCAAGTTGATAACGAGTTAAGAGTAGCGAAAAGAAAATCAGCTAAACCGATGCTATGGGTTTCACTTATCAGTATGGTAATGTTTTTTGCTGGTTTAACGAGTGCGTACATAATAAGTATGAAGAGAGATGATTGGGTAACTTTTGATTTACCTCAAGCTTTTTATGTTAGTACTGTTTTAATTGTTTTAAGTAGTATTACTTTGTTTTTATCGCATCGATTCTTAAAACAAGATAAACTAAAGATATCGTTTATATTATTAAGTCTAACTTTTTTACTAGGGTTAGGGTTTGTTTGGTATCAATATATAGGTTTTGAACAACTAAGAAATTCAGGTTTGTATTTCACAGGACCTGGTAGTACAGTTTCAGTATCATTATTATTGATCATTACTTTTATGCACGTTTTACACCTTTTAGGAGGAATTATAGTGCTAATTGTTGTTATTTATAATCATTTTAAAAAGAAGTACAGTTCCGCCGATATGCTTGGTTTTGAACTAGGTGGAATCTTTTGGCATTTTGTAGATGTTTTATGGATTTATCTATTTTTCTTTTTCTATTTCATTAGATGA
- the cyoE gene encoding heme o synthase has product MKTVFLDFKQLTKVGLSVSVVFTSIAGYLLGADTIEFTTILMLATGGFLMVGASNAFNQVIEKDIDKLMQRTKDRPLPSGRMSPTIALTIATLFTISGIVILYAINPKCALFGAISIFLYTSAYTPLKAVTPLAVFVGAIPGAIPFMLGWVAATGKFGIEAGFLFMIQFFWQFPHFWAIGWLQFEEYNKAGLHMLPMDKKDKGAVVQMIFYTAVMILISIAPVLKSTGSLYIYPITAIIVAILGLLMLFYAIKLYKSESNLDARKLMLASVFYITVLPIIYVIDKFLH; this is encoded by the coding sequence TTGAAAACAGTTTTTTTAGATTTTAAGCAGCTTACTAAAGTAGGGCTTTCAGTAAGTGTTGTATTTACATCAATAGCCGGATATTTATTAGGTGCAGACACTATAGAATTTACAACAATACTTATGTTGGCTACAGGTGGTTTTTTGATGGTTGGTGCCTCAAATGCATTCAATCAAGTCATAGAGAAAGATATAGATAAATTAATGCAAAGAACAAAAGATAGACCATTGCCTTCTGGAAGAATGAGTCCCACAATTGCATTAACCATAGCTACTTTATTTACGATATCTGGTATTGTGATATTGTACGCTATTAATCCAAAATGTGCATTGTTCGGAGCAATATCTATTTTTTTGTACACAAGTGCTTACACTCCTTTAAAAGCTGTAACACCTTTAGCAGTTTTCGTTGGAGCAATTCCTGGAGCTATTCCTTTTATGTTAGGTTGGGTTGCAGCCACAGGTAAGTTTGGTATTGAAGCGGGCTTCTTATTTATGATTCAGTTTTTCTGGCAGTTTCCTCATTTTTGGGCCATTGGTTGGCTACAATTTGAAGAATACAATAAAGCAGGCCTTCATATGCTTCCTATGGATAAAAAAGATAAAGGAGCTGTTGTTCAAATGATATTTTATACTGCAGTGATGATTTTAATCTCTATTGCACCAGTTTTAAAGAGTACAGGTAGTTTATATATATACCCTATTACGGCAATTATCGTAGCTATATTAGGATTGTTGATGTTGTTTTATGCAATAAAGTTGTATAAATCAGAGTCAAATTTAGATGCAAGAAAGTTAATGTTGGCAAGTGTGTTTTACATCACAGTATTGCCTATTATATATGTTATTGATAAATTTTTACACTAA
- a CDS encoding alpha/beta hydrolase, translated as MEGYRWQMIPTYVLIIISVFAIIKQHKKKHHIIVRILKTIGIVLLTGIGFLLPSLLPIFKLPKTTGAYKVGTQDLFLKTNREEIITSITTDKRELTIKVWYPSNDKKGTKDYYIDKAGRYGFAKKYGLPNSTFNYLNKIETEVYKNINVAEEKFPVLIFSHGYHSKANGYYALLSEIASHGFIIFAINHTYESTGSHFPDDSIKYFSYEFANKIEKDSWNTIEPSIKAFQQNMTFENRHPIVRKSLTSYFVKNMIKRWAEDINSVTAKLNEYNSEGFFENRLDLNKIGVFGHSRGGAAAGEALLINNKIKAGANLDGVQWGQIVDTTFQKPFLFLSSDWPEKHPNYNKHAYVNKSTSYFYEAKILQSGHSNFMDIPFMIPLQSINESGNINPELAINISRKLVIAFFKKHLKAEKIDLNTLQYPELTLEVFQNKNLTKNDQNQ; from the coding sequence ATGGAAGGATACAGATGGCAAATGATTCCTACATATGTGCTAATAATTATCTCTGTTTTTGCAATTATTAAACAACATAAAAAGAAGCATCATATTATAGTTCGTATTTTAAAAACAATAGGAATTGTTTTATTAACTGGTATTGGTTTTTTACTTCCTTCTCTCCTACCTATTTTCAAACTACCTAAAACAACAGGGGCTTATAAAGTAGGAACACAAGACCTCTTCTTAAAAACGAATCGTGAAGAAATTATCACTTCAATTACAACAGATAAAAGAGAACTTACAATAAAAGTTTGGTATCCTTCAAATGACAAAAAAGGAACAAAAGACTATTACATTGATAAAGCTGGTAGATATGGCTTCGCAAAAAAATACGGATTACCTAATTCAACATTTAACTATTTGAACAAAATAGAAACAGAAGTTTATAAAAATATTAATGTCGCAGAAGAAAAGTTTCCTGTTCTAATTTTTTCCCATGGATATCATTCAAAAGCGAATGGTTATTATGCTTTACTTTCTGAAATTGCTAGCCATGGTTTTATAATATTTGCTATAAATCACACCTATGAAAGTACTGGCTCACATTTCCCTGATGATTCTATAAAATACTTTAGTTATGAGTTTGCTAATAAAATTGAAAAAGATTCTTGGAACACTATAGAACCATCTATTAAAGCTTTTCAACAAAATATGACTTTTGAAAATCGTCATCCCATAGTTCGAAAAAGTTTGACGTCTTATTTCGTAAAAAATATGATTAAACGCTGGGCTGAAGATATTAACTCTGTTACTGCAAAGTTAAACGAATATAATTCTGAAGGATTTTTTGAAAATAGATTAGATCTTAATAAAATTGGTGTTTTCGGACACTCAAGAGGAGGCGCAGCAGCAGGAGAAGCTTTATTAATTAATAATAAAATAAAAGCAGGAGCTAATTTAGATGGTGTACAGTGGGGACAAATTGTAGATACAACTTTTCAAAAACCTTTTCTCTTTCTTTCTTCAGATTGGCCAGAAAAACACCCAAATTACAACAAACACGCATACGTCAATAAAAGTACCTCTTATTTCTACGAAGCTAAAATTTTACAATCAGGGCACAGCAACTTTATGGACATACCATTTATGATACCATTACAATCAATCAATGAATCTGGAAATATTAATCCAGAACTAGCAATTAATATCAGTAGAAAACTTGTTATTGCATTTTTTAAAAAACATCTTAAAGCAGAAAAAATTGATCTTAATACATTACAATATCCCGAACTAACTTTAGAAGTATTTCAAAACAAAAATCTTACAAAAAATGACCAAAATCAGTAA
- a CDS encoding DUF547 domain-containing protein has protein sequence MKKIVFILSIFLSATVIAQTATFNTLLNKHVDTKGNVNYKALKKDEATLDSYLAYLNQTTPSSSWSKNKQKAFWMNAYNAYTIKLILENYPLKSITKIKKKGKSAWKIPFAKVGGKTYTLDHIEHNILRKKLFDPRIHVGVNCASDSCPKLHNKAFTAKNVDSELESLMKQFINDSKRNKLNKKKTIHISEIFNWFKGDFTKEGSIVDYINKYADEKVASDAKIHHLPYDWNLNGK, from the coding sequence ATGAAGAAAATCGTTTTTATCCTATCCATATTTTTATCAGCAACTGTAATTGCTCAAACGGCTACATTCAATACATTATTAAATAAACATGTAGACACTAAGGGAAATGTTAATTATAAAGCATTAAAAAAAGATGAAGCTACTTTAGATTCTTATTTAGCATATTTAAACCAAACAACGCCTAGCAGTTCTTGGTCTAAAAACAAGCAAAAAGCTTTTTGGATGAATGCTTATAATGCATATACAATAAAATTAATTTTAGAGAACTACCCATTAAAGAGTATCACTAAAATTAAAAAGAAAGGTAAAAGCGCATGGAAAATACCATTTGCAAAAGTTGGTGGTAAAACATATACTTTAGATCATATAGAACATAATATTTTAAGAAAAAAGTTATTCGATCCAAGAATTCATGTTGGTGTAAATTGTGCTTCTGATTCTTGTCCTAAATTACACAATAAAGCTTTTACAGCTAAAAATGTAGATAGTGAATTAGAAAGCTTAATGAAGCAATTCATAAATGATTCAAAAAGAAATAAATTAAACAAAAAGAAAACAATACACATCTCAGAAATCTTCAACTGGTTTAAAGGAGATTTCACAAAAGAAGGTTCTATTGTAGACTATATTAATAAGTATGCTGATGAAAAAGTAGCTAGCGATGCTAAAATCCATCACTTACCTTACGACTGGAATCTAAACGGAAAATAG
- a CDS encoding arsenosugar biosynthesis-associated peroxidase-like protein — protein sequence MSKTYYDPSDLRKFGKITEWSEELGNKFFDYYGKVFEEGALTAREKSLIALAVAHTEQCPYCIDAYTKDGLQRGITKEEMMEAIHVGAAIKSGATLVHGVQMMNKVNKLEM from the coding sequence ATGTCTAAAACATATTACGATCCTTCAGACTTAAGAAAGTTTGGAAAAATCACAGAATGGAGCGAAGAACTTGGAAACAAGTTCTTCGACTATTATGGAAAAGTTTTTGAAGAAGGAGCACTTACTGCTCGTGAAAAAAGCTTAATTGCTTTAGCTGTAGCACACACAGAGCAATGTCCTTATTGTATTGATGCTTACACAAAAGACGGATTACAACGAGGCATAACTAAAGAAGAAATGATGGAAGCAATTCATGTTGGAGCTGCTATAAAAAGTGGAGCAACTTTAGTACATGGTGTGCAAATGATGAATAAAGTGAATAAGCTTGAAATGTAA
- the arsS gene encoding arsenosugar biosynthesis radical SAM (seleno)protein ArsS (Some members of this family are selenoproteins.) codes for MKKSLLARNNDLANTTRQLEILSNGIFQNGELPTFADKIKETNQFPLRPKKLEILQINLGYMCNQVCAHCHVDAGPDRKEIMTTETMQQCLDVIKKTGAHTLDLTGGAPEMNPNFRWFVEEASKAGIKDFIVRSNLTIIRANKKYYDLPEFFKKHNVHVVSSMPHWTRGKTDKQRGDGVFDKSIKALQMLNEVGYGKEGSGLQLDLVYNPSGAFLPGDQAALESDFKKALHEDFDIVFNSLFAITNLPISRFLDYLIASENYEDYMYALVEAYNPMAVENVMCTNTLSISWDGWLYDCDFNQMLNLKVASKVKHISEYNEELLQNRNIIINQHCYGCTAGAGSSCQGTVA; via the coding sequence ATGAAAAAATCACTCTTAGCTAGAAATAATGATTTGGCAAATACTACTCGCCAATTAGAAATATTATCTAACGGAATATTTCAAAATGGTGAATTACCAACATTTGCAGATAAGATAAAGGAGACAAATCAGTTTCCTTTACGTCCAAAAAAGCTAGAAATTTTACAAATAAACTTAGGTTATATGTGTAATCAAGTTTGTGCGCATTGTCATGTTGATGCTGGTCCGGATAGAAAAGAAATTATGACCACAGAAACTATGCAACAATGCTTAGATGTTATTAAAAAAACTGGAGCACACACGTTAGATTTAACTGGTGGAGCGCCAGAAATGAATCCAAATTTCAGATGGTTTGTTGAAGAAGCTTCTAAAGCAGGAATCAAAGATTTTATCGTTCGTTCTAACTTAACAATTATTAGAGCCAATAAAAAATACTACGATTTACCAGAGTTCTTCAAAAAACATAATGTTCATGTTGTTTCTTCTATGCCACACTGGACAAGAGGAAAGACAGACAAACAAAGAGGTGACGGTGTTTTTGACAAGTCTATTAAAGCACTTCAAATGCTAAATGAAGTTGGATATGGAAAAGAAGGTTCTGGACTTCAATTGGATTTAGTTTACAATCCTTCAGGAGCATTTTTACCAGGAGATCAAGCAGCTTTAGAAAGTGATTTCAAAAAAGCATTGCATGAAGATTTTGATATTGTTTTCAACAGCTTATTTGCAATTACAAATTTACCAATCAGTAGATTTTTAGATTATTTAATCGCTTCTGAAAATTATGAAGATTATATGTATGCTTTAGTTGAAGCTTATAATCCAATGGCTGTAGAAAATGTAATGTGTACAAATACTTTATCTATAAGTTGGGATGGTTGGTTATATGATTGTGATTTCAACCAAATGTTAAACCTAAAAGTAGCAAGTAAAGTCAAGCACATTTCTGAATATAACGAAGAATTACTTCAAAACAGAAACATCATTATCAATCAACATTGTTACGGGTGTACTGCTGGAGCAGGAAGTAGCTGTCAAGGAACTGTTGCATAA
- a CDS encoding rhodanese-like domain-containing protein → MKKYNTESVPYITAEELSKEKSDYILLDARESKEYDVSSIKNGIFVGYQNFDLKRTTDVILANKKDAKIVVYCSLGVRSEDIAEQLKKKGFTNVFNLYGGIFEWKNKGFTVINTNNKPTEKVHAFDKEWGKWLKKGIKVYE, encoded by the coding sequence TTGAAAAAATACAATACTGAGTCTGTTCCATACATTACTGCTGAAGAGTTATCAAAAGAAAAAAGCGATTACATTTTATTAGATGCTCGAGAATCTAAAGAATATGATGTTAGCAGTATTAAAAATGGAATCTTTGTTGGTTATCAAAATTTCGATTTAAAAAGAACTACAGATGTAATTTTAGCGAATAAGAAAGATGCTAAAATAGTAGTATATTGCTCTCTCGGAGTACGCTCTGAAGACATTGCAGAACAGCTTAAGAAAAAAGGATTTACCAATGTATTTAATTTATACGGAGGTATTTTTGAATGGAAAAACAAAGGCTTTACTGTGATTAACACAAATAACAAGCCTACAGAAAAAGTACATGCTTTTGATAAAGAATGGGGAAAATGGTTAAAAAAGGGCATAAAAGTATATGAGTAA